In Candidatus Dormiibacterota bacterium, one DNA window encodes the following:
- a CDS encoding metallothionein, which produces MSGGAVLTCGHDGCGCAVRIEAGCNCSGGGDSYTCICGAPLVAKAA; this is translated from the coding sequence ATCTCGGGCGGCGCCGTGCTCACCTGCGGCCACGATGGCTGCGGCTGCGCTGTTCGCATCGAGGCGGGGTGCAACTGCTCTGGCGGAGGCGACAGCTACACCTGCATCTGCGGTGCGCCTCTGGTCGCGAAGGCCGCCTGA
- a CDS encoding DUF5134 domain-containing protein, which produces MAHREGPAGVWWFFLLAFTLIGLYCATRCLTRHVAGSAHREQHASHTLMAAGMVFMFGPFMGGALIRGLWQAVFAAATAYFLMGAARSRRSEHSREMLAKLHHAVANGAMVYMFALPGLSVVTLTTILIAYFMVNVLVDGCRLAQEASGGAIRRWWDAVTRGGRILMASGMVYMFAVMDDLANAGVHHHHLG; this is translated from the coding sequence ATGGCGCACCGAGAGGGACCTGCTGGCGTCTGGTGGTTCTTCCTCCTCGCCTTCACCCTCATCGGTCTGTACTGCGCGACCCGCTGCCTGACCCGGCACGTCGCCGGGTCGGCGCATCGTGAGCAGCATGCCTCCCACACCCTGATGGCGGCGGGGATGGTGTTCATGTTCGGGCCGTTCATGGGAGGCGCTCTCATCCGAGGGCTCTGGCAGGCGGTGTTCGCCGCCGCCACCGCCTACTTCCTGATGGGCGCCGCACGCAGCCGCAGGTCGGAGCACAGCCGGGAGATGCTCGCGAAGCTGCACCACGCGGTCGCCAACGGCGCCATGGTCTACATGTTCGCCCTGCCCGGCCTCTCCGTGGTCACCCTGACCACCATCCTGATCGCGTACTTCATGGTCAACGTGCTCGTGGATGGGTGCCGCCTGGCCCAGGAGGCCTCCGGTGGCGCGATCCGGCGGTGGTGGGATGCGGTCACCCGGGGAGGCCGCATCCTCATGGCGTCGGGAATGGTGTACATGTTCGCGGTCATGGACGACCTCGCGAACGCGGGCGTGCACCACCACCACCTCGGCTGA
- a CDS encoding heavy metal translocating P-type ATPase, whose translation MSAAPGTAEPAAALRHLDLDITGMTCGSCAARIERVLGRISGVAGVRVNYATGRADVDHDPELVDVHAVVAAVQRAGYAARDRDPAAAAPATPEADHRGEDGLRRRLLVAWPLTVAAVVLSMGWPHQGWARATVAVLVTPVEFWAGLPFLRGAVERARRGGTSMDTLVALGTLTAFGYSTYELLTAGGGHVHRVGGHLGLGGHLHYDMAALIISFLLLGRWIESRARRRATAAIGGILSLTPGEALLVVGGGAEVEERRVPVGTLRAGDVVRVRPGDRIPADGRVLEGASAVDESMLTGEPVPVDKRAGDAVTGGTLAEHGALLVQLTAVGADTALAGIARLVEEAQAHRAPVQRLADRVAGVFVPVIIGLSLLTATAWLVLRHDPAQATLAATAVMIVACPCALGLATPVALMVGTGRAAACGILIRSGEVLERCGRIDTVVFDKTGTLTTGRMSVHEVIAVDGDSAGLLRLAAAVERASEHPVGAALVQAARDRRLDVPFALDFAACAGLGVRARVEGREVMVGRCQLFTQSGIDLPAAVHVALARVDSEGWTGVVVAADGRVLGVIAVGDTLRPEAAAALAELRELGIEVGMLTGDAAGPAASVGGRLGIDRLRVLSGLLPGAKAAEVTRLGTVGRRHVAMVGDGVNDAPSLAAADLGVAIGGGSDAAVDSAGITLLSADLRGVPAALRVARATHAVIVQNLGWAFGYNTVAIPLAASGLLDPVVAGAAMGFSSVAVVANSLRLLRVDRSRGMRRRARLSGLARRRAVLLAWVAPALLLGTVVGAVQVLSPGREQQLLTPASSSPVVSTAIPAGGRLASYLDPATAGWNQLHLTFFTNAGDELGIASVSLVALGADGRRLPLQARRFGDGHFVSDAQLSAGVWRIQVDATTADARRLSLETRQTVAPNDQTPSRR comes from the coding sequence ATGAGCGCCGCCCCCGGCACCGCTGAACCCGCGGCGGCCCTGCGCCACCTGGACCTCGACATCACCGGGATGACCTGCGGCTCCTGCGCCGCTCGCATCGAGCGCGTGCTCGGCCGCATCTCCGGCGTCGCCGGGGTCAGGGTGAACTACGCCACCGGCCGGGCCGATGTCGATCACGACCCCGAGCTGGTCGACGTGCACGCCGTTGTCGCCGCCGTTCAGCGGGCGGGCTATGCGGCTCGTGACCGCGACCCCGCCGCGGCCGCTCCCGCCACCCCCGAGGCAGACCATCGGGGGGAGGACGGGCTGCGCCGCAGGCTGCTCGTCGCATGGCCGCTGACCGTCGCCGCGGTGGTGCTCAGCATGGGCTGGCCGCACCAGGGCTGGGCGCGTGCGACCGTCGCCGTGCTGGTCACCCCGGTCGAGTTCTGGGCCGGCCTGCCCTTCCTCCGCGGCGCGGTCGAGCGCGCCCGGCGCGGGGGCACCAGCATGGACACCCTGGTCGCCCTGGGCACCCTCACCGCGTTCGGCTACAGCACCTACGAGCTGCTCACCGCCGGCGGCGGCCACGTGCACAGGGTGGGCGGGCACCTCGGCCTCGGCGGCCACCTCCACTACGACATGGCCGCGCTGATCATCTCCTTCCTGCTGCTCGGCCGGTGGATCGAGTCGCGAGCGCGGCGCCGGGCCACGGCCGCGATCGGCGGCATCCTCTCGCTGACCCCGGGCGAAGCCCTGCTGGTGGTGGGGGGAGGCGCGGAGGTGGAGGAGCGGCGAGTGCCCGTGGGCACGCTGCGGGCCGGCGATGTGGTGCGGGTGCGCCCCGGAGACCGCATCCCCGCCGATGGGCGGGTGCTCGAGGGTGCCAGCGCGGTCGACGAGTCGATGCTCACCGGCGAGCCTGTCCCCGTCGACAAGCGGGCGGGTGACGCCGTGACCGGGGGCACCCTCGCGGAGCATGGCGCCCTGCTCGTCCAGCTCACCGCGGTCGGCGCCGATACCGCGCTCGCCGGGATCGCCCGGCTCGTCGAGGAGGCGCAGGCACACAGGGCGCCGGTGCAGCGACTCGCCGACCGCGTCGCGGGCGTCTTCGTGCCGGTGATCATCGGCCTCAGCCTGCTCACCGCGACCGCCTGGCTGGTGCTGCGTCACGATCCGGCGCAGGCCACGCTCGCCGCCACCGCGGTGATGATCGTCGCCTGCCCCTGCGCGCTCGGGCTGGCCACCCCGGTCGCCCTGATGGTGGGCACCGGGCGGGCGGCGGCGTGCGGCATCCTCATCCGCAGCGGCGAGGTGCTGGAGCGCTGCGGCCGCATCGACACCGTGGTATTCGACAAGACCGGCACCCTCACCACCGGTCGCATGAGCGTCCATGAGGTGATCGCGGTCGACGGCGATTCCGCCGGGCTGCTGCGCCTCGCCGCCGCGGTGGAGCGCGCCTCCGAGCATCCCGTCGGCGCCGCCCTGGTGCAGGCCGCCCGCGATCGCCGGCTGGACGTGCCCTTCGCGCTCGACTTCGCCGCCTGCGCCGGTCTCGGGGTTCGGGCGCGGGTGGAGGGTCGCGAGGTGATGGTGGGGCGTTGCCAGCTGTTCACGCAGTCGGGCATCGACCTTCCGGCCGCCGTCCACGTCGCCCTCGCCCGGGTCGATTCCGAGGGATGGACGGGGGTGGTGGTGGCCGCGGACGGCCGCGTGCTCGGGGTGATTGCCGTCGGCGACACGCTCCGTCCCGAGGCGGCGGCCGCGCTCGCCGAGCTGCGCGAGCTCGGGATCGAGGTGGGGATGCTCACCGGCGACGCGGCCGGTCCCGCCGCCTCGGTCGGCGGGCGGCTGGGCATCGACCGGCTGCGGGTGCTGAGCGGCCTGCTGCCGGGCGCGAAGGCCGCCGAGGTGACGCGCCTGGGCACGGTGGGGCGCCGGCACGTCGCGATGGTCGGCGACGGGGTGAACGATGCTCCCTCGCTCGCCGCCGCCGACCTCGGCGTCGCCATCGGCGGCGGCTCGGACGCCGCCGTCGACAGTGCCGGGATCACCCTCCTCTCCGCCGATCTGCGCGGAGTGCCGGCGGCGCTGCGGGTCGCCCGCGCCACCCACGCGGTGATCGTGCAGAACCTCGGCTGGGCCTTCGGCTACAACACCGTGGCCATCCCGCTGGCGGCCTCCGGCCTGCTCGACCCGGTGGTCGCGGGCGCGGCGATGGGCTTCTCGAGCGTCGCCGTCGTCGCCAACTCGCTGCGGCTGCTGCGTGTCGACCGCTCCCGCGGCATGCGCCGCCGGGCTCGCCTCAGCGGCCTCGCACGCCGCCGCGCGGTGTTGCTCGCATGGGTGGCTCCCGCGCTGCTGCTGGGCACCGTGGTCGGCGCCGTGCAGGTGCTGTCCCCGGGGCGCGAGCAGCAGCTGCTCACTCCCGCCTCGTCATCCCCCGTCGTCTCCACCGCCATCCCGGCGGGCGGGAGGCTGGCCAGCTACCTCGACCCCGCCACCGCGGGGTGGAACCAGCTGCACCTCACCTTCTTCACCAACGCCGGCGACGAGCTGGGCATCGCCAGCGTGAGCCTGGTGGCGCTCGGCGCCGACGGACGGCGGCTGCCGCTGCAGGCGCGACGGTTCGGCGACGGCCACTTCGTCTCGGACGCCCAGCTCAGTGCGGGTGTGTGGCGCATCCAGGTCGACGCCACCACCGCGGACGCACGCCGCCTCTCGCTGGAGACCCGTCAGACCGTCGCCCCGAACGATCAGACCCCATCCAGGAGGTAG
- a CDS encoding sialidase family protein, with product MTWASINGQGIYRSTDGGRNWQQALSTNALITAIYDSGASLLYSTQDGLDITSDATPSVPATPTIPTSMNSVAQWSACTTCLVATTEHGGVTTSRDGGQTWERVQTTLSFDSVVSFTSTVGALFGMVATESDHNRGVWRSVDGGATWTRVLDQPLIDYALGLPNGDLLAFQWGVHVWRSTDGGASWTKYGDV from the coding sequence GTGACGTGGGCCTCGATCAACGGTCAGGGCATCTACCGGAGCACCGACGGCGGTCGGAACTGGCAGCAGGCGCTGTCCACCAACGCACTGATCACCGCCATCTACGACAGCGGGGCGTCGCTTCTCTACTCGACCCAGGATGGCCTCGACATCACCAGCGACGCGACGCCGAGCGTCCCGGCGACACCGACGATCCCAACCTCGATGAACTCCGTGGCGCAGTGGTCGGCGTGCACCACCTGCCTGGTCGCCACCACAGAGCATGGCGGCGTGACCACCAGCCGCGACGGAGGGCAGACCTGGGAGCGGGTCCAGACCACCCTCAGCTTCGACAGCGTGGTGTCCTTCACGTCCACCGTGGGTGCGCTCTTCGGCATGGTGGCCACCGAGTCCGACCACAACCGCGGGGTGTGGCGTTCGGTGGACGGGGGAGCCACGTGGACCAGGGTCCTGGACCAGCCGCTGATCGACTACGCGCTCGGGCTTCCCAACGGTGACCTGCTCGCCTTCCAGTGGGGTGTCCACGTGTGGCGCTCCACCGACGGCGGAGCCAGCTGGACGAAGTACGGCGACGTCTGA
- a CDS encoding cation transporter: protein MITVTLRVDGMTCDGCEQSVRRAVEQVPGVTEATADHQAGIVAVRMLESSDIVAVRGAILDAGFTTGTGHASDV from the coding sequence GTGATCACCGTGACTCTGCGAGTCGACGGAATGACCTGTGACGGCTGCGAGCAGAGCGTGCGCCGGGCCGTCGAGCAGGTGCCCGGGGTGACCGAGGCCACCGCCGATCACCAGGCCGGCATCGTCGCCGTGCGCATGCTCGAGAGCTCCGACATCGTCGCGGTGCGCGGCGCCATCCTCGACGCGGGCTTCACCACCGGCACAGGGCACGCGTCGGACGTCTAG
- a CDS encoding amidase: MNAATLRWAVTGLGVVALTVGCGNRSPGGFATPTTTRTTAAATATVRVEDNSFTPQVLTVPEGATVEWQWGGRNPHNVTGDDFASPDQSSGGFDRSFSRSGTHSYRCTIHPHMLGEVVVR, from the coding sequence GTGAACGCGGCAACCCTGCGGTGGGCGGTCACGGGTCTGGGCGTGGTGGCGCTGACCGTCGGGTGTGGCAATCGGTCGCCTGGCGGCTTCGCCACCCCGACGACAACCCGGACCACCGCCGCCGCGACCGCCACCGTGCGAGTGGAGGACAACAGCTTCACGCCCCAGGTCCTGACCGTGCCGGAGGGTGCGACGGTGGAGTGGCAGTGGGGCGGCAGGAACCCGCACAACGTCACCGGTGACGATTTCGCCAGCCCCGACCAGAGCTCGGGCGGCTTCGACCGCTCCTTCAGCCGGTCCGGCACCCACTCGTACCGCTGCACCATCCATCCCCACATGCTCGGGGAGGTCGTGGTCCGCTGA